One Vicia villosa cultivar HV-30 ecotype Madison, WI linkage group LG5, Vvil1.0, whole genome shotgun sequence genomic window, aaccggttcccccatagggacaactcggttcctaaaacctttattttgaattttacatatgaaaaaggttttaaatgaattcTTTAAAATATGAAACTTGtagatgattatgatatgcatggaaatatatttgtgaacaattatatgtcaaagtgagtattgtttatacctttgacgttTTAGctcgattcttgaatcttcacaattttcttcaagactttgaaatgatgtatttttgcttaatacttgaaattctttttgcacatcctttatgaaagcttgatgtccatattgtcttcatcaaaaccaattatgcttgagaagctttgCAATTACATATTGATCTTAAAATTCCCTTGCAATTAATCTTGAACCGATGCGGGCGTCAAATGCCTAAAAATTTCAAATGCAACCGTTAAGACCAATAAAATGCATGATCGATATGATGGCTTATGCACGCCATCACCAATGAATTATTCCTATTATATTAGATTATATTAACGAAATAAGTTCTACTAAATAAAAACCGTTCATTATATtaatactaaaatatatatatttgtattattGTGTTTAATTATTATATCGATGGAAGACGCTGCCTTTGTCGATAGTTGTTGGAtgtcaaagatgatgaagaagtagTTTTTTTATTGACATATAGTTTATGCAATTCAATGACTTCATTATCTATTAATAATATTATGATATTTCTAAAGTGTTTATTTTGTATGATCTTTATGAGATATTTTTATTACCTTAAAGCCATTCTTGAGTTATATTTTTCTTATTCCTTATAAACACTAGTGTTATTACTCCATGAAAGGAATTAGAATAATGTATATACCCCCAACTGACATAAGTTTAGTTAAAGCGTTTTGACAACTTTTTTAAAGaggttataatatttttaataagttttttaaaattcaataattGAAACATCCTATATTCGCATGCATTATTTCTTCCGTTTCATTTGTTAATCTAGACCCTTGAGCAAAACATTTACATTTGTTTAGCAATGCATCATTCAATAAGTTCAACTCCAAAAATTATGGttttatatgaaaaattaaatatggAAATACACTTAGAAAGTTATTTTAGAAATTAGGACAAAAGAACTAACCCTAAATCGTCATAATATACTGTTATATAATTAAGGTAAGGTTCGGTAAGTTGTTTTGACATTATTATGCTAAAGacatgaagaagaatggaaataaaTATCTGGTTTCATCAATAGGAAAAATTACAAAGTTTAACTTGATGAATAACGTggttaaacataaataaatatattagaataAGTAAGTAAATTGTAGAAACATgatataaaaattgaaattaaatagaaaattatttttgTGTAGTTGTTTTATATTGATGATtaatttagctttttatttttaCACGCTTTCGCGACCGGTAACCTCATGCTAGAGTTTCCATTTGtctttattttaatctaacgatGTACTCTTGACCTTTCGTAAATAGTTCGGTATATAGAAATTATATTATGTAAAAATTGATGTGTAACATTCAACACTTTAACAATGCTTAACCAAACTCACAATTTCCCAAACTACATTACATATCAGGTGGCTTGCGCTGATAGTCAACGATTGTGTGTAAATATTGCATTTTCTACTAGTCGTTAACAGAAAGTAAATTATGATTTAGAATAATATAGAACAAGTTTTACGATTTCAATGCTTCTATTTTTTTAGAATTGATATCTTTAAGACTTTGAAAATCgaactaaaataaatatcaaatataaaaatcatatgagtgaacttcaaataaaataaagaacATATTGAAATGTGTGTGATTTATATTATACAGAAGAAGTTGTTGGTTTATAACTGTTTATGAGtgcaaaaaagattttttttttacaaaatgtaACGAAATGTATACAATATGATGGAAGATTAGCAATAATAGGACACATacctaataaataattaatttagtaaaataaaaatggaaacgCACTGGCATATCATTTTTACAATAATTTGTTTTATGACATATATTTCCTTCTGTTTTGTTCTACATTTTACAGATGACTCTTTCATGGACCTTGCCTTTCCCATTGTTTATGACACCTAGTAGattgattgtttttttttctttgacaACTTATGTATGTTTTTATTCAATAGAATTGAGGATTGTGTCAACATTTTCTTTAAGTGATTGTTTTTCTTCTAAGGTGCAATTTCTTTATTACATTTGTTTATATGAAGATATAGGAAAAATTATATTAATGAAATCAAACTATTTTATGTTAGCTATCATTTAGTTGATTTAAATTTTGCTAAAGTGAATTATATAAAAAGAGAATGTTGCAAATTAAATGTTTCGGTCGAATAGTTTAAAATTATATCTTAATTATGGATTGAATTGATATAATggaatatgttaggatatttattTTGCAATTCGTCATTTATTTTAGGTTCTTGTATTAACATTTGTTAAATTTGACTACTTTCTTGTATCAATTTGTTGTATCCTTATCTTTctattacatttttattaataaaagtcaAACTATAGTTTTTTAAAGAATTAACTGCCACTTCTTATAAGTTAAATGTTTTTAACTATTGAGGTGATTCAAAAGTTTCCGATGTAAAATGtcaactttttttttattcttgcatGGCGTTTTACAAAGATTCTTATTGTATTTATTTGCAAGAGCAACTAGTAAGAAAATATATCAATTCAATTCAAAGCAAGTtgaactaaattaatttattttgtttgttttttattcttcttcttcaaaaatgAACTATTTATTGTATCATTTGAGTCCCTTAAAATGACATCATACTATGCTTGTAGCCGTGAAAGACataacttcaattcgctcaaagTCAAATATTTCTTTCATAGTTAGGCAAGATGAATTAAAGGATAGTTAGTTAGAAATTAATTCTCTAAATAATACAAATTATAGTATCTTATCTAACAAAAAAATTTGTACCTACAACAAAATCTTTTCCTATAAATATTGGACCTTACTTCTCCAAATTATTCATCAACTAAATACATTTCTCATTTAAAATTGCAATCAACAGTTTCTCTCGTAACTGCACAATGAAATCAAACAATACTATTGCGTCCATTATAATTCTCTGCATTAATCTTATTTTTGCTTCAACCCTTGTCTCTTCCACTCCAAATCCTAAGACACCACCAACTCATCCCAAAACACCACCTCCTCCATCAAAACTCCCACCAAGTCAAATGACACCACCACCCCATCTGATGACACCACCACCTATGGTACCTCCTTCCGTGCAACCTTCTACACCCCCACCAACTATGACGATCGCACCACCTTGTCCTACTACACCACCACCTACAAAAAAATCCATCCGCACCCCCTTCAAATCCTATGACAACACCTCTCATAGTCTCTCCTTCCACACCACCGCCAAGTCCTACGGCAACACCCCCTATGATCTCTCCTTCCACACCACCACCAAGATATTTGACACCCCCGCCTAAGATAACTCCTACGACGTCACCTACTTGTCAAATAGGAAGATTGAGTGTTTGCGCCAATGTGTTGAATGTTGTGAACGTAGGGATCGGACAAGATACTAAGCCTTGTTGCAACCTCATCAATGGTCTTATTGATCTCGAAGCCTCTATATGTCTATGCGCTGCACTTAAGGCTAATATCTTGGGAATCATCATTATTGATCTTAACATTCCCTTGCAATTAATCTTGAACCGATGTGGGCGTCAAATGCCTACAAATTTCAAATGCAGCCGTTAAGACCAATAAAATGCATGATCGATATGATGGCTTATGCACGCCATCACCAATGGACTATtcctattatattatattatattaacgaAATAAGTTCTACTAAATAAaaactgttcattatattaatactaaaatatatatttgtattaTTGTGTTTAATTATTATATCGATGGAAGACGCTATCTTTGTCGATAGTTGTTGGAtgtcaaagatgatgaagaagtagATTTTTCATTGACATATAGTTTATGCATTTCAATGACTTCATTATCTATTAATAATATTATGATATTTCTAAAGTGTTTATTTTGTATGATCTTTATGAGATATTTTTATTATCTTAAAGCCATTCTTGAGTTATATTTTTCTTATTCCTATTAAACACTAGTGTTATTACTCCATGAAAGGAATTAGAATAATGTATATACTCCCAACTGACATaagtgtaacacccatatataattacatgcatcaaatcatataaatatacatgaatccaagtatttggtactgaaataccaataagttcctagtcaacacattatacatattaatgccctaatacaaaagtcctacacaatggcataatacatacaagatgttcaaaaataaaaatactaagaactagatcaaacaatgatctcaaaagaactccacaacggaagcttcgccataccaaagaacataaggaataaggaatcaaattgccttctccttacccttcgcggaacctgtagcacctgaaatcaatatataatggggtgagatacaaaatctcagtgagttccctatcctatggatcctctcggctttacaaggttctaacctataagtctcaagtcataaaaggaactagaccttgagttctcatactaacattatatggaatcatacttagagttcaacaactcaacacaagattattaatcggaaaccaataccaaggcatccccatattcccgtccccttctacgtctaggaggtggcacgagtcatggatcctttggaaaaatcttgacatacgaaatggattcggactcatgagcctttccccatgaatcgtcacttcacatggcccgtacaccatcacaagtctctacccgtaggttccattcgtacacaaaagcgggaatcaaaccggccaagattatttgtgcctctctgcacagttcctctctgcacgaagaatgcctgttagcattcaaaagaaaaataaagaaataaagaaatacaacggttccgattaatacatcatacaatggtgatcgcttccgcaaaccactaggcctgttagcccttcATACTTTGGTGAtcgctcacgcaaatcactaggcctgttagcctttcctcataagattctaaacacgtatgttccatataatgtctcatcctaggttttctttgttaagatacacatacctaacaaaccctagttttcctcacttatcttttattcacataacaatgaagttattcaaccctcttgat contains:
- the LOC131605444 gene encoding classical arabinogalactan protein 9-like, giving the protein MKSNNTIASIIILCINLIFASTLVSSTPNPKTPPTHPKTPPPPSKLPPSQMTPPPHLMTPPPMVPPSVQPSTPPPTMTIAPPCPTTPPPTKKSIRTPFKSYDNTSHSLSFHTTAKSYGNTPYDLSFHTTTKIFDTPA